Sequence from the Suncus etruscus isolate mSunEtr1 chromosome 1, mSunEtr1.pri.cur, whole genome shotgun sequence genome:
TGACCGCTATGTGGCTATCTGCCGCCCCCTTGCACTATACTACAGCCATGAGCCCTACACTATGTATTTTGTTCCTTGTCTTGTGTTGGGTACTGTCTATCACATATGGGCTCATTCATACATTGCTTATGACCAGAGTGAAATTTTGTGGGGCCCAGAAAATACGATACATCTTCTGTGAGATGTATGCCCTCCTGAGGCTTGCATGTTCAAACACTAAAGTCAACCATGTAGTGCTGATTGCCACAGgatcctttctctttcttaccCCCTTAGCCTTCATGATCATGTCCTATCTTTGGATTATCAGAGCCATTCTCCGAATACCCTCTGCCAGTGGGAAGTATAAAGCCTTCTCTACATGTGCCTCCCATTTGGCTGTTGTCTCTCTCTTCTATGGGACACTTTGTATGGTATACTTACAGCCTCTCAAAACCTACTCCATGAAGGACTCAGTGGCCATAGTGTTGTATGCTGTGGTTACTCCCATGATGAATCCTTTTATCTATAGCCTGAGGAATAAAGAAATGCATGGGGCACTGGGAAGACTTCTTCTAGGAAAAGGCTTCCAGTTGGCCTGAGGATAATTTTTCAAAAGGAGATGAAAAAGACTATATGGAGACTAAAAAGTTCCCCTACCATATGCTTCT
This genomic interval carries:
- the LOC126029419 gene encoding LOW QUALITY PROTEIN: olfactory receptor 1D2-like (The sequence of the model RefSeq protein was modified relative to this genomic sequence to represent the inferred CDS: deleted 1 base in 1 codon) — protein: MDGSNQSEVSGFLLLGITDDPEQQRVQFWMFLIMYLVTVVGNVLIILAIGSDSHLHTPMYFFLANLSFTDLCFITNTIPNILVNLQSEDKAISYAGCLTQLYFLVSLVALDNLLLATMAYDRYVAICAPLHYTTAMSPTLCILFLVLCWVLSITYGLIHTLLMTRVKFCGAQKIRYIFCEMYALLRLACSNTKVNHVVLIATGSFLFLTPLAFMIMSYLWIIRAILRIPSASGKYKAFSTCASHLAVVSLFYGTLCMVYLQPLKTYSMKDSVAIVLYAVVTPMMNPFIYSLRNKEMHGALGRLLLGKGFQLA